From the genome of Symphalangus syndactylus isolate Jambi chromosome 5, NHGRI_mSymSyn1-v2.1_pri, whole genome shotgun sequence, one region includes:
- the LOC129483514 gene encoding small ribosomal subunit protein uS19-like, with protein MAEVEQKKRTFRKLTYCDTDLDQLLDMSCEQLTQLYGACQRRQLNPGLQRKQHSPLKRLRKAKKEAPPKEKPEVVKAHLRDMIILPKMVGSMVGVYNGKTFNQVEIKPEMIGHYLGEFSITYKPVKHCRPGIGATHSSRFIPLK; from the coding sequence ATGGCCGAGGTAGAGCAGAAGAAGCGGACCTTCCGCAAACTCACCTACTGCGACACAGACTTGGACCAGCTACTGGACATGTCCTGCGAGCAGCTAACGCAGCTGTACGGTGCGTGCCAGCGGCGGCAACTAAACCCGGGCCTGCAGCGGAAACAGCACTCGCCGCTGAAGCGCCTGCGCAAGGCCAAGAAGGAGGCACCGCCCAAGGAGAAGCCGGAAGTGGTGAAGGCGCACCTGCGGGACATGATCATCCTGCCCAAGATGGTGGGCAGCATGGTGGGCGTCTACAACGGCAAGACCTTCAACCAGGTGGAGATCAAGCCGGAGATGATCGGCCACTACCTGGGCGAGTTCTCCATCACCTACAAGCCGGTGAAGCACTGCCGGCCCGGCATCGGGGCCACCCACTCCTCCCGCTTCATCCCCCTCAAGTAG